A single genomic interval of Leptospira dzoumogneensis harbors:
- a CDS encoding LA_0442/LA_0875 N-terminal domain-containing protein yields MILLLSSPIVELFAELQTIYMRNGQILRGEVIQQTATSMQIKMEDGKIKQLNKKEIQRVSYKEPTIQEKKESEEKLKQQTAVIEEPPPAPEPSKKSEPELDKAASPYSIDQAKRKDIELFFGAGLGTYRPPTESFLNEASVKANALTGQIPPDHDTPSYKRGLAYSMGAIYYWKKFAFGLSGNHFSGQTSERLKVYSNNANLQEIAGTFPEKQSSLKADISFLAYTNHRIDLRPSFGYSQFWGKTDDNNTISTNYSGNELTSFFKYHYYFLEKLKGPSIGLKTTIRQGERWEHRVELHYLVLSGAQYGNGSLTMLNTPNFFDYGIIQDSIQWDAKGFNFSYKLLYKWTPTLSFWVGIQAFEWKYSLKSFDQSFNGLANIGNPSPVEELVLINLLLTSTAKMTPATSKASSLEFGVMKRFEFSQ; encoded by the coding sequence TTGATCCTTTTATTATCTTCCCCTATAGTCGAACTATTTGCCGAACTACAGACGATCTATATGAGGAACGGACAGATCCTGCGCGGAGAAGTCATTCAGCAAACCGCGACCTCAATGCAGATCAAAATGGAAGATGGAAAGATCAAACAACTCAATAAGAAAGAGATCCAAAGAGTCAGTTATAAAGAACCTACTATCCAAGAAAAAAAAGAATCCGAGGAAAAATTAAAACAACAAACTGCAGTTATAGAAGAGCCTCCCCCTGCTCCAGAACCGAGTAAAAAGTCCGAACCTGAATTAGACAAAGCTGCCAGTCCTTACTCTATTGACCAAGCCAAAAGAAAAGATATAGAATTGTTCTTTGGAGCAGGCCTTGGTACGTATCGCCCTCCTACTGAATCCTTTTTAAATGAAGCCTCAGTGAAAGCAAATGCTCTGACTGGACAAATCCCTCCGGACCACGATACCCCCAGTTATAAAAGAGGATTAGCATATAGTATGGGTGCTATATACTATTGGAAAAAGTTTGCATTCGGTCTGAGCGGAAATCATTTCAGCGGACAAACTTCCGAAAGGTTAAAGGTCTATTCTAATAACGCAAATCTACAGGAGATCGCCGGAACATTTCCGGAAAAACAAAGCTCCTTAAAGGCAGATATCTCATTTCTTGCTTACACGAATCACAGGATCGATCTAAGGCCTAGTTTCGGTTATTCTCAGTTTTGGGGAAAGACAGACGATAATAATACGATCTCAACCAACTATAGCGGAAATGAACTGACTTCTTTTTTCAAATATCATTATTACTTTTTGGAAAAGTTAAAAGGACCGTCTATCGGATTAAAAACAACGATCAGACAAGGGGAACGGTGGGAACATAGGGTAGAACTACATTATCTAGTTCTTTCCGGGGCCCAATACGGTAACGGTAGTTTGACAATGCTCAACACTCCGAATTTTTTCGATTACGGAATAATTCAAGATAGTATACAATGGGATGCGAAAGGATTCAATTTTTCTTATAAACTACTCTATAAATGGACGCCTACTCTTTCCTTTTGGGTTGGGATCCAGGCATTCGAATGGAAATATTCATTAAAATCATTTGATCAATCTTTCAATGGTTTAGCCAATATAGGCAATCCTAGCCCGGTGGAAGAATTGGTATTAATAAACCTTCTGTTAACTTCTACGGCAAAAATGACACCGGCCACAAGCAAGGCTTCGTCCTTAGAATTCGGAGTAATGAAAAGATTCGAATTCTCTCAATGA
- the mnmC gene encoding bifunctional tRNA (5-methylaminomethyl-2-thiouridine)(34)-methyltransferase MnmD/FAD-dependent 5-carboxymethylaminomethyl-2-thiouridine(34) oxidoreductase MnmC: protein MIDWKENGTPVSREFDDIYFSPENGLEETKHVFLKGNKLEERLSYSGTQHTFSILELGFGTGLNFFAAWQLWRNCKNKSGHRALRFTSFEKYPLERDDIRRAISAFPELSELLELFLEKYKLLIPGCNTFLFEKENLILDLWIGDAIQLLPETSGKFDAFFLDGFAPSKNPELWGENISLQLKRLSNKNASLATFTVARSVKDCLSNTGFSLSKIPGYGRKREMLVGVYGSEPEPDLNPIPFLRRAKSDQIPERVSVLGAGLAGASIARALAWRGIRVEVWDDHNALRASSVPMAVSHPHITKGETPTSLWTLRCLGNSIRRYSDLLPKDSYQISGTLQLSGEDLPWVRLEEGTKAHSLSKELAELKPELGENYPEDAKGIYYPSGFWTDTPVLTEKLLDHPNILLKQGNISSITFEKEEWTLFSENKEILSRTEVLILANSFGIESLLQNLWGESPFSLRSVRGQLEILEDHNTQSEKDPIQVGDKYLTPSKNGIRVNGSTFDEFDLDPNARTKDREEILGYSQKTFLGLNWEQINIRSDFVGIRSQTPDRFPIIGPVHSPEPFRKIYSGMGLTKNRKKEFPFLEPQKNLFVFGGLGSRGVLTSLLGGEILAEILLNEPLSIENSLYSSLHPSRFLYRKIRNLD, encoded by the coding sequence ATGATAGACTGGAAAGAGAACGGCACTCCCGTTTCCAGAGAATTCGACGACATTTATTTTTCCCCCGAGAACGGGTTGGAAGAAACCAAACATGTTTTCTTGAAAGGCAACAAATTAGAAGAAAGATTATCTTATTCCGGAACTCAGCATACCTTTTCTATTTTAGAATTAGGATTCGGGACCGGCTTAAATTTTTTCGCCGCTTGGCAGCTTTGGAGAAATTGTAAAAATAAGTCCGGTCACAGAGCCCTCCGATTCACGTCCTTCGAAAAATATCCATTAGAAAGAGATGATATACGAAGAGCAATCTCCGCTTTCCCGGAACTTTCGGAACTACTGGAATTATTTTTAGAAAAATATAAGCTGCTTATCCCTGGATGTAATACCTTCTTATTCGAAAAAGAAAATCTGATTTTGGATCTATGGATAGGGGATGCAATTCAACTTCTTCCGGAAACATCCGGAAAATTCGACGCATTCTTCTTAGATGGATTTGCTCCTTCTAAAAACCCGGAACTCTGGGGAGAAAATATTTCACTTCAGCTTAAAAGACTTTCTAACAAGAATGCAAGCCTTGCCACATTCACTGTAGCAAGGTCTGTGAAAGATTGTCTGAGCAATACAGGATTCTCCCTTTCCAAAATTCCAGGTTATGGAAGAAAAAGAGAAATGCTTGTCGGAGTTTACGGATCCGAACCAGAACCGGATCTAAATCCAATTCCGTTTTTAAGAAGAGCGAAATCCGATCAGATCCCTGAAAGAGTATCGGTGCTCGGAGCTGGACTTGCGGGAGCAAGTATTGCAAGAGCATTGGCATGGAGAGGGATCCGGGTAGAAGTCTGGGATGACCATAACGCGTTACGCGCATCTTCCGTTCCTATGGCAGTTTCTCATCCCCATATTACCAAGGGGGAAACTCCCACCAGTTTATGGACCCTGCGTTGTCTCGGAAATTCTATCCGTCGTTATTCCGACCTTCTTCCTAAAGATTCTTACCAAATCTCCGGCACATTACAACTTTCAGGAGAGGATCTTCCTTGGGTTCGATTGGAAGAAGGTACCAAGGCACATTCCTTATCCAAAGAATTAGCGGAACTCAAACCGGAACTGGGAGAAAACTACCCTGAAGATGCAAAAGGTATCTATTATCCTTCCGGTTTCTGGACGGATACACCCGTATTAACGGAAAAACTTTTAGATCACCCGAACATTCTTCTGAAACAAGGAAATATAAGCTCGATCACTTTCGAAAAGGAAGAATGGACATTATTCTCAGAGAACAAAGAAATTTTAAGTAGAACGGAAGTTTTAATTTTAGCAAATTCTTTCGGTATAGAAAGTTTACTCCAAAATTTATGGGGAGAGTCGCCCTTCTCCCTTAGATCCGTTAGAGGGCAATTAGAAATATTAGAAGATCATAATACACAATCCGAAAAAGATCCGATCCAAGTGGGAGATAAATATCTGACTCCTTCCAAAAATGGGATCAGAGTGAACGGTTCCACATTCGATGAATTCGATCTAGATCCGAACGCAAGGACCAAAGATAGGGAAGAAATTTTAGGATATTCTCAAAAAACATTCTTAGGTTTAAACTGGGAACAGATCAATATTCGTTCCGACTTTGTTGGTATACGGTCCCAAACTCCGGATCGATTTCCGATCATTGGCCCGGTCCATTCTCCGGAACCCTTTCGAAAAATATACTCAGGTATGGGTCTCACAAAAAATCGAAAGAAAGAATTTCCTTTTTTAGAACCGCAAAAAAACCTGTTTGTGTTCGGCGGTTTGGGATCCAGGGGAGTTTTGACTTCCCTATTGGGAGGGGAAATTTTGGCGGAGATTCTTTTAAACGAACCTTTATCTATTGAAAATAGCTTGTACTCTTCTCTGCATCCCTCAAGATTTCTATACCGCAAGATCCGAAATCTAGATTAA
- a CDS encoding TetR/AcrR family transcriptional regulator — protein sequence MAEFTSSKYNRDTFDKIPEEKRTRILSVAIAEFANRGFNNANTNIIAKKAGISVGSLYKYFDTKEDFFLTAVGYGIHQLEKTLEEVLSEDSDLFGKIERILRIIQKHSRENRDIIRLYNEITAEGNSELIRGLSSDMESVSAKVYTSLLAEAKKSGSVGKDIDEKVFAFCIDNLFMILQFSYATEYYRERMKVYLGKDFDNDEKVVKGIMSFIRRALEKK from the coding sequence GTGGCCGAATTTACCTCTTCAAAATACAATAGAGATACTTTTGATAAGATCCCGGAAGAAAAAAGGACCAGGATACTTTCAGTTGCGATCGCGGAATTTGCAAACCGAGGTTTCAATAACGCGAACACTAATATTATAGCGAAGAAGGCCGGCATCAGCGTCGGTTCCTTATACAAATACTTTGATACAAAGGAAGATTTTTTTCTTACCGCAGTAGGTTACGGGATCCATCAATTAGAAAAAACTCTCGAAGAAGTCTTAAGCGAAGACAGTGATCTTTTCGGTAAAATTGAAAGAATACTAAGAATTATCCAAAAACATTCCAGAGAAAATAGGGATATCATTCGTTTATACAATGAGATCACTGCAGAAGGAAATTCTGAATTGATCCGAGGACTCTCTTCCGATATGGAAAGTGTTTCCGCTAAAGTTTATACTTCCTTATTGGCGGAAGCGAAAAAGTCCGGATCTGTCGGCAAAGATATAGATGAGAAAGTTTTTGCTTTCTGCATCGATAATCTTTTTATGATACTCCAATTTTCTTACGCGACCGAGTATTATCGTGAAAGAATGAAAGTTTATCTTGGAAAAGATTTTGATAACGACGAGAAGGTCGTAAAAGGTATAATGTCTTTTATTCGCAGGGCGTTGGAGAAGAAGTAG
- a CDS encoding RecQ family ATP-dependent DNA helicase — translation MSANTGTVSSSIEDWKKILYTNFGFPQFRQGQWEAVQALLGRKDVLAILPTGGGKSLIYQLPSFAEANSLTIVISPLIALMKDQVDGLKARGIQAAYCNSTQDDLEQVRVLSSAATGKIRILYISPERAVSRSFLNLLPKLPVSLMAVDEAHCVSQWGHDFRPEYRKLHTLRSYLQEGTPWVALTATATDRVKKDISDSLGLKLPLHVQGTYARENLKFSVVYPDSEREKENLLLEILEKGNFQKSVSGKAIIYCSTRAKVDEIYELLRKSGYKVGKYHAGRTDSSREKTQEGYSSGKTNILVATNAFGMGLDSPNVRLVLHYQVPSSLESYYQEAGRAGRDGKNSDCILFFLPGDLSVQSFLLSKEANYKGGETLLSHVKSYVSSPDCRQKILCDYFGEEISNCGSCDTCADSSSSHSARLAYTERERLKAEKKKEKESHIFDPDEIKSVEGLISEYPAKFGKKIIAGTLRGARSKDILRRRLDKSQYYSSLKHVPEESILKLLEDWQKTKKLSVKGDKYPKIYLTAFGKPKTSFDVTEKPRKKIPLSGDKLILNELKNFRDRIARRNKWKKFMVIQNPVLARIASQKPESLDDLMAIKGMGEAKVRQYGKEILAILEKF, via the coding sequence TTGTCTGCAAACACTGGAACAGTCTCCTCTTCGATAGAGGATTGGAAAAAGATCCTATATACCAATTTCGGATTTCCCCAATTCAGGCAAGGCCAATGGGAAGCTGTTCAGGCGTTATTGGGAAGAAAAGATGTGCTCGCTATTCTTCCTACCGGCGGTGGAAAATCCCTCATCTATCAATTGCCTTCTTTTGCGGAGGCAAATTCTCTTACCATCGTAATCTCTCCATTGATCGCTCTTATGAAAGATCAGGTGGATGGATTAAAAGCAAGAGGGATCCAAGCAGCATATTGTAATTCCACCCAGGATGATCTGGAACAAGTAAGAGTATTATCCTCCGCGGCCACAGGGAAAATTAGAATATTATATATTTCTCCTGAACGAGCGGTGTCTCGTTCTTTTTTAAATCTACTTCCAAAACTTCCGGTGAGTTTGATGGCAGTGGATGAGGCGCATTGTGTTTCTCAATGGGGTCACGATTTCCGTCCTGAATACAGAAAACTTCATACATTACGTTCTTATTTACAAGAAGGAACTCCTTGGGTAGCCCTCACTGCCACAGCAACCGATCGAGTCAAAAAAGATATCTCCGACAGTTTAGGATTAAAACTTCCTTTGCATGTGCAGGGCACATATGCCAGAGAAAATTTGAAATTCTCGGTAGTTTATCCGGACTCGGAAAGAGAAAAGGAAAATTTACTCTTAGAAATATTAGAAAAGGGTAATTTTCAAAAATCAGTTTCAGGTAAGGCGATTATATACTGCTCTACTCGAGCCAAAGTGGATGAAATTTACGAACTTCTCCGCAAATCAGGGTACAAAGTAGGAAAGTATCACGCCGGAAGAACCGACTCCAGCAGAGAAAAAACCCAAGAAGGATATTCCTCCGGAAAAACGAATATACTAGTAGCCACAAACGCATTCGGAATGGGATTGGATAGCCCGAATGTGAGATTGGTCCTTCACTATCAGGTACCTTCTTCCTTAGAAAGTTATTACCAAGAAGCAGGAAGAGCTGGAAGAGACGGCAAAAATTCTGATTGTATATTATTCTTCTTACCCGGCGACTTAAGTGTCCAAAGTTTTCTTTTATCCAAGGAAGCGAATTATAAGGGAGGAGAAACGTTACTCTCTCATGTAAAATCTTATGTAAGCTCTCCTGACTGTAGACAAAAGATCTTATGCGATTATTTTGGAGAAGAGATCTCCAACTGCGGATCCTGCGATACTTGTGCAGACTCCTCATCTTCTCATTCTGCAAGACTTGCTTATACGGAAAGAGAAAGATTAAAAGCGGAGAAGAAGAAGGAGAAAGAGTCCCATATCTTCGATCCGGACGAGATCAAATCGGTAGAAGGTCTTATCTCGGAATATCCTGCAAAATTCGGAAAAAAGATCATCGCAGGGACATTAAGAGGAGCAAGATCAAAAGATATACTTCGTAGAAGATTAGATAAATCCCAATATTATTCTTCTTTAAAACATGTTCCCGAGGAATCCATTCTCAAACTTTTAGAAGATTGGCAGAAGACCAAAAAACTTTCGGTCAAAGGGGACAAATATCCTAAAATTTATCTAACTGCATTCGGAAAACCTAAAACATCTTTTGATGTTACTGAAAAACCTCGCAAAAAAATACCACTTAGCGGGGACAAACTCATCCTAAACGAACTCAAAAACTTCAGAGACAGGATCGCGAGACGTAATAAATGGAAGAAGTTTATGGTGATCCAAAATCCGGTGCTTGCAAGGATCGCCTCCCAAAAACCGGAAAGCCTAGACGATCTGATGGCGATCAAAGGTATGGGAGAAGCCAAAGTTAGACAATATGGGAAAGAAATTTTAGCTATTTTAGAGAAGTTTTAA
- a CDS encoding LA_0442/LA_0875 N-terminal domain-containing protein — protein sequence MKLYFFRFLLPFALLIPAVSLFAEMKTIYLKNGQVIRAEILQQTATNMTIKTTEGKTIQLNKSEINTVTFNEPVKIPQDEKKPIQAEQTPTPQIAEVPKPIVNFHIDQLKRNDLEVYFGLGAGRYSPETQELPVLIQNKVGLLSGTLPTIIDKPTHSPELSQTYGAIYTWRRWSGGITGSHLGNRSTYDSHSYGSGMIHSTGSFPERQSSLKSEFSFLAFTNERFDLRPTIGYQYFWGQSQDTNLSTSYYIDSGLYLYSQGVMKFNETLKGYTIGLKATIRMGERWENRLEYHNLTLSGNQDGSIVSAFVPANLSQVAFYRQGQNLSWNANGFHLLYRLVYRVTPTISVYAGFQFYEWKYNLNSDFQYLYSSKDGLIGVDLSNPNAYLVQQKLMETIGKTINLESRSAILEFGLMKRFEFL from the coding sequence ATGAAATTGTATTTTTTTCGGTTCCTTCTACCATTCGCCTTATTGATCCCTGCTGTTTCTTTGTTTGCGGAAATGAAAACCATTTATCTCAAAAATGGTCAAGTCATCCGCGCGGAAATATTACAACAGACAGCCACCAATATGACGATCAAAACTACGGAAGGAAAAACGATACAATTAAACAAGTCCGAGATTAATACGGTTACCTTCAATGAACCTGTCAAGATCCCTCAGGATGAGAAAAAACCGATTCAGGCAGAACAAACTCCGACTCCTCAAATTGCGGAAGTCCCAAAGCCTATCGTAAATTTCCATATAGATCAGCTAAAGCGAAATGATCTAGAGGTCTACTTCGGATTAGGAGCAGGAAGATATTCTCCTGAAACCCAAGAATTACCTGTGCTGATCCAAAACAAAGTTGGATTACTCTCCGGAACTCTTCCTACCATAATCGATAAACCTACACATTCTCCCGAATTATCTCAAACGTATGGAGCTATTTACACTTGGAGAAGATGGTCAGGAGGAATTACAGGATCTCATTTAGGGAACAGAAGCACATACGACAGCCATTCCTATGGAAGTGGTATGATCCATAGCACTGGAAGTTTTCCGGAAAGACAAAGTTCTTTGAAAAGCGAATTCTCCTTTCTTGCATTTACGAACGAAAGATTCGATCTAAGGCCTACAATCGGATACCAATACTTCTGGGGACAATCTCAAGATACAAATTTATCCACATCCTATTATATAGACAGCGGTTTATATCTATATTCGCAAGGTGTAATGAAGTTTAACGAAACACTAAAAGGATATACGATCGGATTAAAGGCAACGATCCGAATGGGAGAAAGATGGGAAAATAGATTAGAATATCATAATCTAACTCTATCCGGAAACCAGGATGGAAGTATAGTGTCTGCGTTTGTTCCAGCGAATTTATCTCAGGTAGCATTTTACAGACAAGGCCAGAATCTATCTTGGAATGCGAACGGTTTCCACCTTCTGTATCGATTAGTTTATAGAGTGACTCCCACTATCTCGGTTTACGCAGGATTTCAGTTTTATGAATGGAAATATAATCTAAACTCGGATTTCCAATATCTTTATTCATCCAAGGACGGGTTGATTGGGGTGGATTTAAGCAATCCGAATGCTTATCTTGTACAACAAAAGTTAATGGAAACAATAGGTAAAACGATCAATTTAGAAAGTAGATCCGCGATCTTAGAGTTCGGATTGATGAAGAGGTTTGAGTTTTTGTAA
- a CDS encoding aspartate aminotransferase family protein, producing MSTGFAISQYPDVKGVYKQLHDLIRQPIRSIKKNEMEKYLQEYFEKKCSKSKTMIAEASEYIPGGVQHNLAFNYPFPLVFTKASGAHLFDLDGNKYIDFLQAGGPTVLGSNPLSIRKKVVKLLETTGPVTGLFHEYELRLAEKIVEHMPSVQMFRMLGSGTEACMASIRVARLATKKKNIVKMGGAYHGWSDQLAYGLRLPGTRHFESHGIPKHVFKYTQEFYPNDLNALERTLKRNRWRGGTAAVILEPIGPESGTRPIDMDFNKGVRELCDKYGALLIFDEVVTAFRIGLSGAQGYYGVTPDLTVFGKVVAGGYPSAGGLGGKKEYMKYLSAGLQTGVKKALIGGTMAANPLSSAAGYYTLLEIEKQKACEKAGRAGDRITAGLQKLIKKYNLPFVAFNQGSICHLETVGTMLLEIDIKKFWKIKSTIHEAHTRKKAMEEMGAAYMAEGIVTLAGSRLYTSAADTDAVIDDALKRFERVFQKVEGV from the coding sequence ATGTCTACCGGCTTCGCAATTTCTCAATACCCAGACGTAAAAGGGGTTTATAAACAACTTCATGACCTGATTCGCCAGCCAATTCGCTCCATTAAGAAGAATGAGATGGAGAAGTACCTTCAGGAATATTTTGAGAAGAAGTGCTCTAAATCGAAGACTATGATCGCAGAAGCTTCCGAATACATTCCTGGCGGAGTGCAGCATAACTTAGCATTCAATTATCCCTTCCCTCTTGTTTTCACCAAGGCTTCCGGGGCGCATTTATTCGACCTGGATGGGAACAAATACATAGATTTCCTGCAAGCTGGAGGTCCTACAGTTTTAGGAAGTAACCCTCTTAGTATTCGTAAGAAGGTTGTTAAACTTCTGGAAACCACAGGACCGGTGACCGGTTTATTCCATGAGTATGAGTTAAGACTTGCGGAGAAGATCGTGGAACATATGCCTTCGGTGCAAATGTTCCGTATGTTAGGATCCGGAACAGAAGCTTGTATGGCTTCTATCCGTGTCGCAAGACTTGCTACCAAAAAGAAAAATATAGTAAAGATGGGTGGAGCATATCATGGTTGGAGTGATCAGCTTGCATATGGACTTCGCCTACCTGGCACCCGACATTTTGAGTCTCACGGAATTCCTAAACATGTTTTTAAATACACTCAAGAATTCTATCCGAACGATCTGAACGCATTAGAAAGAACTTTAAAAAGAAATCGTTGGAGAGGCGGTACCGCTGCAGTTATACTGGAACCGATCGGACCGGAAAGTGGAACTCGCCCTATCGATATGGACTTCAATAAAGGAGTCAGAGAACTTTGCGACAAGTACGGAGCATTACTGATTTTTGATGAAGTTGTTACTGCATTCCGTATAGGCCTAAGCGGTGCACAAGGTTATTACGGTGTTACTCCGGATCTAACCGTATTCGGTAAAGTTGTTGCCGGTGGTTATCCTTCTGCCGGTGGTTTGGGCGGAAAGAAGGAATACATGAAGTATCTTTCTGCAGGACTTCAAACAGGTGTGAAAAAGGCCCTGATCGGCGGGACCATGGCTGCAAACCCTCTTAGTTCTGCAGCAGGTTATTATACTCTTCTTGAGATCGAAAAACAAAAGGCCTGCGAAAAAGCAGGAAGAGCGGGAGATAGGATCACTGCAGGTTTACAAAAATTAATTAAGAAGTATAATCTACCTTTCGTGGCGTTCAACCAAGGATCTATCTGCCACTTGGAAACAGTTGGAACCATGCTTTTAGAGATCGATATCAAAAAATTCTGGAAGATCAAGTCCACAATCCACGAAGCCCATACTCGCAAAAAAGCGATGGAAGAAATGGGCGCAGCTTACATGGCAGAAGGTATCGTTACTCTTGCAGGAAGCCGCTTATATACAAGCGCTGCAGACACTGACGCAGTGATCGATGACGCTTTAAAAAGATTCGAAAGAGTTTTCCAAAAAGTCGAAGGTGTATAA
- a CDS encoding ComF family protein, which translates to MNKLKSNNEYPVSIFLSLGIRKVLRELNTLDLDACILLPSYSKNRIFNSDLKPFSPSSRLYEETKRILKIPLIDPLMKTSAERQAGKSFSERFFHAYSAWEIKPNWKDRCPSKILLLDDVFTTGASVNEASRILKKNGTESVYVLTYLRVSD; encoded by the coding sequence TTGAACAAACTGAAATCGAATAATGAATATCCCGTTTCCATTTTTCTATCTTTGGGGATCAGGAAAGTTTTGAGAGAGTTGAATACATTGGATTTGGATGCTTGTATCCTTCTTCCTAGCTATTCCAAGAATAGGATTTTCAATTCGGATCTAAAGCCATTCTCCCCAAGCAGCAGATTGTATGAAGAAACAAAAAGAATATTAAAAATTCCTTTAATAGATCCATTGATGAAGACAAGCGCGGAAAGGCAGGCAGGCAAAAGTTTTTCTGAAAGATTTTTCCATGCGTATTCCGCCTGGGAAATCAAACCGAATTGGAAGGATCGTTGTCCCTCTAAAATATTATTATTGGACGATGTTTTTACTACCGGAGCAAGTGTGAACGAAGCGAGTAGGATTTTAAAGAAGAATGGTACGGAGTCGGTCTATGTTTTAACCTATCTTAGGGTCTCGGATTAA
- the dinB gene encoding DNA polymerase IV — protein sequence MIRKILHVDMDAFYASVEQRDNPSYQGKPIIVGGPPDSRGVVCAASYEARKFGVRSAMPCSQAARLCPSGIFVTPRFEAYRKVSSTIRQIFLEYTDLVEMLSLDEAFLDVTQNKKNIPYASQVAKEIREKIFEETRLTASAGVSINKFLAKIATDQNKPNGMTIVRPEQAEKFIESLDVSVFPGIGKVTLRKMHALGIKKGKDLKEKSLEMLGQNFGKSGRWFYAVCRGLDDRPVEPFRERKSLGAESTFAKDLENSSEIFRELSDIAEELERRLLQKPFPGKTITLKVKFSDFTQKTRSITEDYSYLDKNELYRIGSKLLEEFILESGKTIFPIRLLGLSISHPENVSKNSRIKVEDEEDLFPSLF from the coding sequence ATGATCCGAAAAATTCTACATGTGGACATGGATGCATTTTATGCTTCTGTAGAACAAAGAGATAATCCGAGTTATCAGGGCAAACCTATCATTGTGGGAGGCCCTCCCGATTCTAGAGGAGTGGTATGTGCTGCAAGTTATGAGGCGAGAAAATTCGGAGTTCGTTCCGCAATGCCTTGTTCCCAAGCGGCAAGACTTTGTCCTTCCGGGATTTTTGTAACTCCTCGTTTCGAAGCATATAGAAAAGTTTCCTCAACGATCAGACAGATATTTTTAGAATACACAGACCTCGTGGAGATGCTTTCCTTGGATGAGGCATTTTTAGATGTCACTCAAAATAAGAAAAATATTCCGTATGCAAGCCAGGTAGCCAAAGAGATCAGGGAAAAGATCTTCGAAGAGACTCGGTTGACTGCATCCGCAGGAGTTTCGATCAATAAGTTTTTAGCCAAGATCGCTACGGATCAAAATAAACCGAACGGAATGACGATCGTTCGTCCGGAACAGGCCGAAAAGTTCATAGAATCCTTGGATGTTTCCGTTTTCCCAGGCATCGGAAAAGTTACATTAAGAAAAATGCATGCACTTGGGATCAAAAAAGGAAAAGATCTAAAAGAAAAAAGCCTGGAGATGCTCGGTCAGAATTTTGGGAAATCAGGCCGTTGGTTCTACGCAGTATGCAGAGGTTTGGATGATAGACCGGTGGAACCTTTTAGAGAAAGAAAATCCTTAGGTGCGGAATCTACTTTTGCCAAAGACCTAGAAAATAGTTCCGAAATATTCAGGGAACTTTCTGATATCGCAGAGGAATTAGAAAGAAGATTACTACAAAAACCTTTTCCGGGAAAAACGATCACTCTCAAGGTAAAATTTTCAGACTTCACCCAAAAGACTAGAAGTATTACCGAAGATTATTCCTATCTGGATAAAAACGAACTGTATCGGATCGGATCCAAACTTTTGGAAGAATTCATATTAGAATCCGGTAAAACAATTTTTCCGATCCGTCTTTTGGGCTTGAGCATTTCTCATCCGGAAAACGTTTCCAAAAATTCTCGGATCAAAGTTGAAGATGAGGAGGATCTGTTTCCTTCTTTATTCTAA
- a CDS encoding class II aldolase/adducin family protein, producing the protein MEIDKAKKTVRDAGIRLLKSGLIARTWGNISQRIDENYFAITPTGRTYDDLTPEEIVQVNIEDLTHIGKIKPSYEKGLHSAAYKLRPNIGAVIHTHQLQAAVVAAARKDVPVLNPQMKKIIGGPVLCTDYSLPGTKKLIKMAIHALDKSGSKAVLLANHGTLCVGKDMEDAFQVALELERVCQLFIEKEFLKVSGYKKGDRDSIRSWYLKNYGLVKSA; encoded by the coding sequence ATGGAAATAGATAAGGCAAAAAAAACCGTTCGAGATGCCGGTATCCGACTTTTGAAGTCCGGTTTGATCGCAAGAACTTGGGGAAATATCAGCCAACGTATCGATGAAAATTATTTTGCGATCACTCCTACCGGCAGGACATATGATGATCTAACTCCGGAAGAGATTGTACAAGTAAATATCGAAGACCTTACTCATATCGGAAAGATCAAACCTTCTTATGAAAAAGGGCTTCATTCTGCGGCTTATAAACTTCGTCCGAATATAGGTGCAGTAATTCACACCCACCAATTGCAAGCGGCAGTGGTTGCGGCTGCAAGGAAAGATGTTCCGGTTCTAAATCCTCAGATGAAAAAGATCATCGGAGGGCCGGTGCTTTGCACGGACTATTCTTTACCTGGAACCAAAAAGCTGATCAAAATGGCTATCCATGCATTGGATAAATCAGGAAGTAAAGCGGTTCTTTTAGCAAACCATGGAACTCTATGCGTTGGAAAAGATATGGAAGATGCTTTTCAAGTCGCACTTGAATTGGAAAGAGTATGCCAACTATTCATTGAAAAAGAATTCTTAAAAGTTTCAGGCTATAAAAAAGGAGATAGAGATTCTATCCGCTCTTGGTATCTCAAAAACTACGGACTGGTAAAATCAGCATGA